A part of Solenopsis invicta isolate M01_SB chromosome 2, UNIL_Sinv_3.0, whole genome shotgun sequence genomic DNA contains:
- the LOC105200817 gene encoding uncharacterized protein LOC105200817 gives MSHNEHSQKWIKNIISKTIENLGLDVDKTRYTLSEPKNRFMSTIYYVLLQFENKTTGENEEFPIVVKRALQDMIEILHAASQFHNEILFYQMYSSPDDNYAKCFYADERSSTDLVIALENVNKRGYYPCPYSCNSPLEYVLAAMRELGRFHGKGYAMKKLQPEKFFDIVTRLQTRFFKKNNTDNENQSDYVILCNNNPPKLMKYLRNCGHDPIFCDKIEAVFSNAFDRVMMKTLKPLEPLATLCHGDFTLDNILFNTEDDGKYRAMPIDFAYLTYSTPVVDLSTFLCLCCTNEMRRDKFSDIMRAYHDSLKEYLLEAGVWDMEVYSYEVLLEDFKRGGLFGFIIATFHLPVLLGYLKMDKIVEELSRIGMLEHVKRYKYNEELSKILADMLLHLKDLGCLTFFS, from the coding sequence ATGTCGCACAACGAACATTCTCAGAAatggataaaaaatataatatcaaagaCTATCGAGAATCTTGGACTGGACGTCGACAAAACTCGATACACGCTATCTGAACCTAAGAACAGATTTATGTCTACTATATATTATGTACTTTTACAGTTTGAGAACAAGACAACAGGTGAAAACGAAGAATTTCCTATAGTAGTGAAGAGAGCCTTGCAGGATATGATTGAAATTCTGCACGCCGCTTCTCAATTTCACAACGAAATTCTGTTCTATCAAATGTATAGCAGTCCAGACGACAACTATGCGAAATGTTTCTATGCTGACGAACGGTCGTCAACCGATTTGGTGATTGCTCTGGAAAATGTCAACAAACGAGGATATTATCCCTGTCCGTATAGTTGCAACTCTCCTTTAGAATATGTATTGGCGGCGATGCGCGAACTAGGACGATTTCACGGCAAAGGATATGCCATGAAAAAGCTACAGCCGGAAAAGTTTTTCGATATCGTGACGCGACTTCAAACTcggttctttaaaaaaaataatactgacaatgagaatCAATCTGACTACGTAATCCTTTGCAATAATAATCCTCCAAAACTGATGAAATATCTTCGTAATTGCGGCCACGATCCAATTTTCTGTGATAAAATAGAAGCTGTTTTCTCGAACGCATTTGACAGGGTGATGATGAAAACGCTAAAACCGCTGGAACCCTTGGCCACGTTATGTCACGGTGATTTTACATTGGACAATATTCTCTTCAACACGGAGGACGATGGAAAATATCGTGCAATGCCGATCGACTTTGCGTATTTGACGTATTCGACTCCCGTCGTCGATCTTTCCACATTTCTTTGTCTGTGCTGCACGAATGAAATGAGGAGGGACAAGTTCTCCGACATAATGCGAGCCTATCATGATTCATTGAAAGAATATCTGTTGGAAGCTGGCGTTTGGGACATGGAAGTATATTCGTATGAAGTTTTGTTGGAAGATTTCAAAAGAGGTGGTCTTTTCGGTTTTATTATTGCGACCTTTCATCTACCAGTATTATTAGGATATCTTAAAATGGATAAAATAGTAGAAGAACTGTCACGTATAGGCATGTTGGAACATGTAAAGCGCTATAAGTACAATGAAGAATTGTCCAAAATACTAGCTGATATGTTACTGCATTTGAAAGATCTTGGctgtttaacatttttttcataa
- the LOC105200818 gene encoding uncharacterized protein LOC105200818, with product MDRTEDFDKWHKETILKIIENLGQNVDEAQYEIFGQTDFVMSTLYYINIKFKNRVKDQSKEFSIILKRPTQRELFRRMTRSDCQFHNEILFYRMYAQPNENFAKCFYIDERPPIDSVIALENVNERGYHPCPCKYNAPLEYTLAAMRELGRFHGKGYVMKQLQQKKFFAIVEQLQETRYGRMVENDEIIYINLTAIRAVEYLRNHDYDVTFCDKTEALLSNAFDEVMMKATEPLEPLSTLCHGDFTLSNTLFKTNNGEHHAMLIDFALCRYSTPVIDLSTYLCLCCSNEVRKDKFFEIIRAYHDALKKYLLEADIWDNEKYSYDALLDDYKRGGLFGFVIASSFLPVLMGHSVGDLESFAKNGYIEGARQNKQFGGDEMSKILADMLLHLKDVGCLTFLHNS from the exons ATGGATCGTACTGAAGATTTTGACAAATGGcataaagaaacaatattaaaaattattgagaatCTTGGGCAGAACGTCGATGAAGCTCAATACGAGATATTCGGACAAACCGACTTTGTTATGTCTACCCTttattacataaacataaaatttaagaaCAGGGTAAAGGATCAAAGTAAAGagttttctataatattaaagaGACCTACACAGAGGGAACTCTTCAGACGCATGACCCGCAGCGACTGTCAATTCCACAACGAAATTTTATTCTATCGGATGTACGCCCAACCTAACGAGAACTTCGCCAAATGCTTCTACATCGATGAACGACCGCCCATCGATTCAGTTATCGCTTTAGAGAATGTCAATGAACGAGGATATCATCCTTGTCCGTGTAAGTACAATGCTCCTTTAGAATACACACTGGCGGCGATGCGTGAGCTTGGACGATTCCATGGTAAAGGATATGTCATGAAGCAGTTGCAACAGAAGAAATTTTTCGCTATCGTAGAGCAGCTTCAAGAAACTAGATACGGCAGAATGGTAGAGAacgatgaaataatttatattaacttaactGCGATAAGAGCAGTGGAATATCTTCGCAATCATGATTATGATGTAACTTTCTGCGACAAAACGGAAGCTTTACTCTCGAATGCATTCGACGAGGTGATGATGAAGGCGACTGAACCGCTAGAACCATTATCCACATTGTGTCACGGTGATTTTACATTGAGCAATACTCTCTTCAAAACGAACAACGGCGAACATCATGCGATGCTAATCGACTTCGCGCTTTGTAGATACTCGACACCTGTCATCGATCTTTCCACATACCTTTGTCTGTGCTGTTCAAATGAAGTGAGGAAAGATAAGTTCTTCGAAATTATACGAGCCTATCATGATGCGCTGAAGAAATATCTCTTAGAAGCTGATATTTGGGATAACGAGAAATACTCGTATGATGCTTTGCTGGACGATTACAAGAGAGGTGGTCTCTTTGGTTTTGTTATTGCATCCTCTTTTTTACCAGTATTAATGGGACATAGCGTCGGTGATTTGGAATCATTTGCAAAAAACGGATACATCGAAGGAGCAAGACAAAACAAACAATTTGGCGGAGATGAAATGTCCAAGATATTAGCTGATATGTTGCTACATTTGAAAGATGTTGGCTGTTTAACATTTCTTCATAAcag ttag